TCCGATCTGCTTCTGCTGCTGGCCGCGTCCATCTGGGGACTGGCATTTGTGGCCCAGCGGGTGGGGATGGAACATGTGGGCCCGTTCACCTTCAACGGGCTCCGGTTTGTGCTGGGGGGTCTGTCTTTGCTGCCGTTTGTGTGGATGTCCAGAAAAAAAATTTATGAAGGCAGTGACAAAGATCTGATAAAATCCGGCATGGTCTCAGGGGTGGTGCTGTTTGCCGGGATCTCTTTTCAACAGGTGGGCATTGTATACACCACAGCCGGCAAAGCCGGGTTCATCACCGGGCTTTATGTGGTAATGGTGCCCATTATCGGCCTGTTTCTGCGGCAGACCCGAACCGGGGCCGGGACCTGGGTGGGGGCTTTGCTGGCCAGCATCGGCATGTACCTGCTCAGCGTCAACCGGGACATGGATATCAATTTCGGGGATATGCTGGTATTTTTTTCCGCCATCTGTTTTGCCTGTCACATGATTGTGATAGAACGGTTCTGCACCCGGTTCAGCACGGCGGCCCTGTCCCTGGTCCAGTGCGGGGTCTGTTCGGTGCTCAGCTTAAGCGTGGCTTGGATATTTGAAACCTTTGTGCTGGCCGATATCTTGAAAATCACCCTCCCGCTGATCTATGGCGGGGTGTTTTCCGTGGGCGTGGCCTATTCCCTGCAGATTTTCGGGCAGAAAAACAGCCCGGCCTCCCATGCCGCCATTATCCTGTGCCTGGAATCCGTGGTGGCGGCCCTGGGCGGATGGATCATCTTACATGAACTTTTGTCCGGTAGGGCTATTTTCGGGTGTGTGCTCATGCTGACCGGAATGCTTGTCTCCCAGCTGTATGCCATTAAAAAAAACAGCCACACAAACGGGTGAAAAATTTTCCAGCACCATTGCCCCGGTCAAACATGCGATTCCCGATTTTGCGGCTGATCCGGCCCTGACATCCCGGTTGACAAAACTTCATGGGCTGTATATATCTTTTTGATATAACCGTGCAGCGTGCGGTGGTGGACTGGGGGAGCCGGGGAGCCGGCTGAGAGGAAACAAACTGCTGTTTCGACCCCTGGAACCTGATCCAGGTCATACTGGCGAAGGAAAGTCGATTCCAATACTTAACTTTCTTTCTTTTTCTGCGGGTTCATCTGCCTGCCCCTTACCCGGCCCGGCTTTTTTTTAACTTGAAGTCACAAAATCCCAAGGGCGGATGGAATGCTCCAGATCACCGACCTGGCAAAATATTATAATGGACAGCCCGTGTTTTCAGGGCTGGACCTGCAGCTGCCCGCCGGCCGGTTCCAGGTGCTGCTCGGACCATCGGGGTGCGGCAAAACCACCTTGTTCAACACCCTTACCGGTGTGACCCCAGCCGATGAAGGGACCATCACCTGGCAGGGGCAAACCGTGCCCCACTTAGGCAGTCTGTGCGCCTATATGCACCAGAAAGATCTGTTGTTGCCCTGGTTTTCACTGATGGACAATGCATTGCTTCCGGCCCGAACCCGGGGCCGGGACATGGCCGGTGCAAGGATTCGGGCAGAAAACCTGTTTTCCCGCCTGGGACTGGACGGATATGAATCCCACCGGCCGAACCAGGTATCGGGCGGCATGCGTCAGCGGTGCGCGCTGGTGAGAACCCTGATGTTTGACCGGGACCTGATCCTGCTGGACGAACCCTTGTCCGCCCTGGACGCCATCACCCGGCAGCGGTTGCAGCATCTGCTGCTGCTGCTCCAGACCGAATTTGCCAAAACCATTCTCATGATCACCCATGATGTGGACGAGGCGTTGCTGCTGGCAGATGACATTTTTGTGTCCAGTTCCCTGCCCATGACCCTTATCCGGCGAATTCAGGTGAATCAGCCCAAACCCCGGGCATTTGACGACCCTGATCTGCTGCATATCAAAGCGGATATTCTGGCGCATCTGGTGAAAGGAGAAGCCGTATGAACCGATCCGGCCTGATTGCCCTGGGGCTGATCACTTTTTTGCTGGCAGGATGGGAAGGTGCGGTCAGAATATGGGCCATCCCGGTATTTATTCTGCCGCCACCATCCCTGATCCTGAAAACCGCCGTGGTCCAGGCCCCGATGATTCTGCCCCATGCCGCAGTCACGGGGACGGAAATCGTTCTGGGCATTGTTCTGGCTTTAACCACGGCCATTCCCCTGGCCATTGCCATGTTTGCCAGACCGGTGCTGGAAAAAGCATTGTCTCCGTTTCTGGTGGCATCCCAGGCCATTCCGGTGTTCGCCCTGGCCCCGCTGCTGGTGATCTGGCTGGGATACGGCATGGCCTCCAAGGTCTTCATGGCCTGGATCATCATCTTTTTTCCCATCACTGTAAGCCTGGTCCAGGGATTGAAATCCTGTGATCCGGAATACCGGACCCTGTTTTCACTCATGGGCGCTTCATTTCTGAAAACCCTGACCCTGCTGTACTGGCCCTGGGCATTGCCCCGGTTTTTTGCCGGTCTCCGGGTGGGGGTGTCCGTGGCCACCATCGGTGCGGT
Above is a window of Desulfotignum balticum DSM 7044 DNA encoding:
- a CDS encoding DMT family transporter — its product is MKSDTLKSDLLLLLAASIWGLAFVAQRVGMEHVGPFTFNGLRFVLGGLSLLPFVWMSRKKIYEGSDKDLIKSGMVSGVVLFAGISFQQVGIVYTTAGKAGFITGLYVVMVPIIGLFLRQTRTGAGTWVGALLASIGMYLLSVNRDMDINFGDMLVFFSAICFACHMIVIERFCTRFSTAALSLVQCGVCSVLSLSVAWIFETFVLADILKITLPLIYGGVFSVGVAYSLQIFGQKNSPASHAAIILCLESVVAALGGWIILHELLSGRAIFGCVLMLTGMLVSQLYAIKKNSHTNG
- a CDS encoding ABC transporter permease; this encodes MNRSGLIALGLITFLLAGWEGAVRIWAIPVFILPPPSLILKTAVVQAPMILPHAAVTGTEIVLGIVLALTTAIPLAIAMFARPVLEKALSPFLVASQAIPVFALAPLLVIWLGYGMASKVFMAWIIIFFPITVSLVQGLKSCDPEYRTLFSLMGASFLKTLTLLYWPWALPRFFAGLRVGVSVATIGAVIGEWVGAQQGLGFLMIQSNARLQTPLVFAAILWLAAMGMALWTLVGILEKKIITWNT
- a CDS encoding ABC transporter ATP-binding protein gives rise to the protein MLQITDLAKYYNGQPVFSGLDLQLPAGRFQVLLGPSGCGKTTLFNTLTGVTPADEGTITWQGQTVPHLGSLCAYMHQKDLLLPWFSLMDNALLPARTRGRDMAGARIRAENLFSRLGLDGYESHRPNQVSGGMRQRCALVRTLMFDRDLILLDEPLSALDAITRQRLQHLLLLLQTEFAKTILMITHDVDEALLLADDIFVSSSLPMTLIRRIQVNQPKPRAFDDPDLLHIKADILAHLVKGEAV